One Synechococcus sp. PROS-9-1 DNA window includes the following coding sequences:
- a CDS encoding ABC transporter ATP-binding protein, with protein MRTDTYEQVLQFESVSFCWPCGTRALDRCSFSVPGPGLWMLVGSNGSGKSTLFRMIGGLIQPQSGRVDCNVQTALVFQNPDHQLLLPSCGSDLLLNLPPTLAPSLKRERIAHLLEQVGLAGMTGRQIHTLSGGQKQRLAIAGALASEAKLLLLDEPTALLDPSSQSSVLATVQQLCHRSLNPLTALWITHRLDELDHADGAALMQKGRIGPWEKGSALRRTLKALA; from the coding sequence GTGAGAACGGACACCTACGAACAGGTTCTTCAATTTGAAAGCGTGAGTTTTTGCTGGCCCTGCGGGACCCGCGCTCTGGACCGCTGCAGCTTCAGCGTCCCAGGGCCAGGTCTGTGGATGCTTGTGGGAAGCAATGGCAGCGGAAAAAGCACCCTATTTCGAATGATCGGAGGGTTAATCCAACCTCAATCAGGACGAGTGGACTGCAATGTCCAAACGGCCCTGGTGTTCCAAAATCCCGACCATCAATTGCTGCTCCCAAGTTGCGGCAGCGACCTTTTGCTCAACCTCCCCCCCACGCTTGCCCCTTCCCTGAAACGCGAGCGGATCGCTCACCTGCTGGAACAGGTTGGGCTCGCTGGGATGACTGGCCGGCAAATTCACACATTGAGTGGAGGCCAAAAGCAGCGTTTGGCTATTGCTGGTGCCTTAGCCAGTGAAGCGAAACTGCTGTTGCTTGATGAGCCAACAGCACTGTTGGACCCTTCGAGCCAAAGCTCGGTGTTGGCAACGGTTCAACAGCTTTGTCACCGCTCACTCAATCCACTTACAGCTCTTTGGATCACCCATCGATTGGATGAACTGGACCATGCTGACGGAGCGGCACTGATGCAAAAGGGCAGGATTGGCCCTTGGGAGAAAGGCTCCGCCTTGCGCCGCACACTCAAGGCACTTGCCTAA
- the psbD gene encoding photosystem II D2 protein (photosystem q(a) protein), translating to MTIAAGRMPQRGWFDVLDDWLKRDRFVFVGWSGILLLPTAYLSIGGWLTGTTFVTSWYTHGIASSYLEGCNFLTAAVSTPADAMGHSLLLLWGPEAQGDFVRWIQLGGLWAFVALHGAFALIGFMLRQFEIARLVGIRPYNAIAFSGPIAVFVSVFLMYPLGQSSWFFAPSFGVAAIFRFLLFLQGFHNWTLNPFHMMGVAGILGGALLCAIHGATVENTLFEDGEQSNTFKAFEPTQEEETYSMVTANRFWSQIFGIAFSNKRWLHFFMLFVPVMGLWTSSIGIIGLALNLRAYDFVSQEIRAAEDPEFETFYTKNILLNEGLRAWMAPADQPHENFVFPEEVLPRGNAL from the coding sequence ATGACGATCGCTGCAGGTCGCATGCCGCAGCGGGGATGGTTCGACGTCCTCGATGACTGGCTCAAACGCGACCGATTTGTTTTTGTCGGCTGGTCCGGCATTCTCCTTCTTCCCACGGCCTACCTCTCGATTGGTGGCTGGTTAACGGGAACCACTTTTGTAACTTCCTGGTATACCCACGGCATTGCGTCGTCCTACCTCGAGGGTTGCAACTTTTTGACCGCTGCTGTGTCCACCCCCGCTGATGCGATGGGTCACAGCTTGCTGTTGCTCTGGGGCCCAGAAGCCCAGGGTGATTTTGTCCGCTGGATTCAGCTTGGAGGCCTCTGGGCTTTCGTTGCTCTCCACGGCGCCTTTGCACTGATCGGCTTCATGCTGCGTCAGTTTGAAATTGCTCGTCTCGTCGGCATTCGTCCTTACAACGCCATCGCCTTCTCAGGTCCGATTGCGGTGTTCGTCAGTGTCTTCCTGATGTACCCCTTGGGACAGAGCAGCTGGTTCTTTGCACCCTCCTTTGGTGTGGCTGCAATTTTCCGCTTCCTGTTGTTCCTCCAGGGCTTCCATAACTGGACCCTGAATCCCTTCCACATGATGGGAGTGGCCGGCATTCTTGGCGGTGCACTGCTTTGCGCCATTCACGGCGCGACCGTGGAAAACACCCTTTTTGAGGATGGTGAACAGTCGAACACCTTTAAGGCGTTCGAACCCACCCAAGAAGAAGAGACCTATTCAATGGTTACCGCCAACCGTTTCTGGAGCCAAATCTTCGGAATTGCGTTCTCCAACAAGCGTTGGCTGCACTTCTTCATGCTGTTTGTGCCAGTGATGGGCTTGTGGACCAGTTCCATCGGCATCATCGGCCTTGCACTCAACTTGCGTGCCTATGACTTCGTGTCACAGGAAATCCGCGCTGCTGAGGATCCTGAATTTGAAACCTTCTACACGAAGAACATTCTTCTGAATGAAGGTCTGCGTGCCTGGATGGCACCGGCTGATCAGCCGCACGAAAACTTCGTCTTCCCTGAAGAGGTTCTGCCCCGTGGAAACGCTCTCTGA
- a CDS encoding response regulator transcription factor, whose product MKPSILLIEDDRDMSELVGGHLEHSGFDVQRADDGIKGQALALQYTPDLILLDLMLPNVDGLTLCQRLRRDERTASIPILMLTALGGTKDKVSGFNSGADDYLTKPFDLEELQARVKALLRRSDRAPIGTSVNHHEILSYGPLTLVPERFEAIWFDHPVRLTHLEFELLHCLLQRHGQTVAPSLILKEVWGYEPDDDIETIRVHVRHLRTKLEPDPRKPRFIKTVYGAGYCLELPTGAQLDGLHDVLAQARQDREQKAEASNRATA is encoded by the coding sequence ATGAAGCCTTCCATCCTGCTGATCGAAGACGACCGGGACATGAGTGAACTAGTAGGCGGGCACCTAGAGCACAGTGGTTTTGATGTTCAACGAGCCGACGACGGCATTAAGGGGCAGGCGCTTGCACTGCAATACACCCCAGATTTAATTCTTCTGGATTTAATGCTTCCCAATGTGGATGGGCTCACGCTCTGCCAACGATTGCGCCGAGATGAAAGAACGGCTTCCATTCCCATCCTGATGCTGACAGCTCTGGGCGGGACGAAAGACAAGGTGAGCGGGTTTAACTCAGGCGCAGATGACTACCTCACAAAACCTTTTGATCTCGAAGAACTCCAAGCGCGAGTGAAAGCGCTCCTGCGGCGTAGTGACAGAGCTCCTATCGGAACATCTGTAAATCATCACGAAATTCTTAGTTACGGACCGCTGACCTTGGTGCCAGAGCGCTTTGAGGCGATCTGGTTCGATCACCCGGTACGACTCACCCACTTGGAATTCGAGCTTCTGCATTGCTTGCTCCAACGCCATGGTCAAACGGTTGCCCCCTCTCTGATCCTCAAGGAAGTTTGGGGTTATGAGCCAGACGACGATATCGAAACGATTCGCGTTCACGTCCGTCACCTACGCACAAAATTAGAACCAGATCCACGCAAGCCCCGTTTTATTAAAACGGTTTATGGAGCTGGCTACTGCCTCGAGCTGCCCACCGGAGCTCAACTCGATGGACTCCACGATGTCCTCGCTCAAGCGCGCCAAGATCGAGAACAAAAAGCTGAGGCATCGAATAGGGCCACGGCCTGA
- a CDS encoding DNA polymerase III subunit delta' — MSDVSLEEQDLFADLVGQPLAVTLLKAALNQGRLAPAYLFAGPEGVGRRLAVLRFLEGVISEGQCNQRQRRRLAERNHPDLLWVEPSYSHQGRLISRSEAEEAGISRRTPPLVRLDQIRDISRFLSRQPLESSRGLVVLEEPEAMAEAAANALLKTLEEPGHGVLILLSAAPERLLSTIRSRCQLIRLIQLSAEDMQSVLQRLPAEVDQEAVKQGLMQPELVAMAGGSPGALLGHVRQWSRVSPELMGRLQTLPTQPIEALGLARDLTEALDGEQQLWLINWLQQHLWRVQKNERVLKKIERLRVQLLSFVQPRLAWEVTFLDLMGL, encoded by the coding sequence ATGAGCGACGTGTCGCTCGAAGAGCAAGATCTGTTTGCTGATCTGGTGGGTCAGCCTCTGGCTGTGACTCTTTTAAAGGCAGCCCTGAATCAAGGGCGCCTCGCTCCTGCCTATCTCTTCGCTGGTCCAGAGGGCGTTGGTCGTCGCCTGGCTGTTCTGCGCTTCCTCGAGGGTGTGATCAGTGAGGGCCAGTGCAATCAACGCCAGCGGCGGCGCTTGGCAGAACGCAACCACCCTGATCTCCTCTGGGTCGAACCCAGCTACAGCCACCAGGGGCGTTTGATCTCCCGCTCTGAAGCTGAGGAGGCGGGCATAAGTCGTCGAACCCCTCCCCTCGTGAGGTTGGATCAGATTCGAGATATCAGCCGTTTCTTGTCACGGCAGCCGCTTGAGTCGTCGCGAGGCCTTGTGGTGCTTGAGGAGCCGGAAGCGATGGCGGAAGCCGCCGCCAATGCTTTGCTCAAAACTCTTGAGGAACCGGGCCATGGAGTGTTGATCCTGCTCTCAGCGGCTCCCGAACGGCTGCTCTCCACCATTCGTTCGCGCTGTCAGCTGATTCGATTGATCCAGCTGAGTGCTGAAGACATGCAGTCAGTTCTCCAACGTTTGCCAGCTGAGGTCGACCAAGAGGCTGTAAAGCAAGGGCTCATGCAGCCAGAGTTGGTCGCCATGGCTGGTGGTTCTCCAGGTGCGTTGTTGGGCCATGTCAGGCAGTGGTCTCGTGTTTCACCCGAACTGATGGGACGTTTGCAAACTTTGCCAACCCAACCGATCGAAGCCCTGGGGCTCGCCCGTGATCTCACTGAGGCTCTTGATGGAGAACAACAGCTTTGGCTCATCAATTGGCTGCAGCAGCACCTTTGGAGGGTGCAAAAAAATGAGCGAGTTCTCAAAAAAATCGAACGACTACGCGTTCAATTGCTTTCTTTTGTGCAACCCAGATTGGCGTGGGAAGTCACCTTCCTGGATTTGATGGGACTTTGA
- a CDS encoding DUF2079 domain-containing protein: MKDFCTNRRIVIAALIFAVIALLLQAWRSHVLLASYDQGIFQQVLWNSLRGHPFESTLSSQLSTNVIHSGEPPGLGYARLGQHFTPSLLLWAPLFALIGGAALPLVQVGLIVSAGLFLHRLALQLVPARTANWLTYGFYGGNALIGPTLGNFTDLCQLPVAVFALMLGLQRRMGWLILSAAVLIPLIREDTGIMLIAIGLWLLFREPKRWPIAIALIIWGAGWMVLVTNALMPLFSEDNSKRFMVENFGQYLDVDPSEGASSLSVLQQALGQPFILLKELFSPPGKTFLYLLGHGLPFLMVPLISLDAWILAGPSLLGLFLAQGSNDPLSITIRYTLLVVPGFSLGALLWWSRRQQQIPGRGTRLAWGIAISLSLLLTVSSNPHRSLSWIIPDSVRPIVFSSPIRQWEHGRDARQVLNLIPKDASVSANTPLVPLIARREVAVRYPKSLHYLDRNKNKLAVDWIAVDLDWLERYSVAFRGDWRALKRIKQELPRQMDAYRVQAIENGIAVLQRDGPQKLALERQLRKRLATPMAPDPSQPSNNKS; encoded by the coding sequence ATGAAAGATTTTTGCACCAACCGGCGCATCGTCATTGCTGCGCTGATCTTTGCAGTCATTGCACTGCTACTTCAGGCTTGGCGCTCCCATGTACTCCTTGCCAGTTACGACCAAGGCATTTTTCAGCAAGTGTTGTGGAACAGCCTGCGGGGACACCCCTTTGAGAGCACGCTCTCCTCACAGCTCTCCACCAATGTGATCCACAGCGGTGAACCACCAGGCTTGGGCTATGCGCGATTAGGCCAACATTTCACCCCCTCCCTACTCCTTTGGGCGCCTTTGTTCGCGTTGATCGGAGGTGCTGCACTTCCCCTTGTACAAGTGGGGCTCATTGTCTCTGCAGGGTTATTCCTCCATCGACTCGCCCTTCAACTCGTTCCAGCAAGGACGGCGAACTGGCTGACGTATGGGTTTTACGGAGGGAATGCACTGATCGGACCCACGCTGGGAAATTTCACTGATCTCTGCCAGCTTCCCGTCGCTGTTTTTGCCTTGATGTTGGGTCTTCAGAGGCGAATGGGATGGTTGATCCTGAGCGCCGCTGTTCTGATCCCGCTTATTCGAGAAGACACGGGCATCATGCTGATTGCCATCGGACTGTGGTTGCTCTTTCGAGAACCCAAACGATGGCCCATCGCGATTGCCCTCATCATCTGGGGTGCTGGATGGATGGTGCTGGTCACGAATGCATTGATGCCGCTGTTCTCGGAGGACAACAGCAAGCGATTCATGGTGGAAAACTTTGGCCAATATCTCGATGTGGATCCGAGCGAAGGAGCGAGCAGCCTTTCCGTATTGCAACAGGCTTTGGGCCAACCATTCATCCTTCTCAAGGAACTTTTCTCCCCCCCAGGGAAAACTTTCTTGTACCTCCTGGGGCATGGCCTCCCATTTCTGATGGTGCCGCTGATCAGCCTCGATGCATGGATCCTTGCGGGCCCATCACTCCTTGGCTTGTTTCTGGCCCAAGGCAGCAATGACCCGCTTTCGATCACCATTCGCTACACGCTGCTTGTGGTGCCAGGCTTCAGCCTCGGAGCACTGCTCTGGTGGAGCCGTCGCCAGCAACAAATCCCCGGCCGCGGAACGCGTCTGGCATGGGGAATCGCCATCAGCCTTTCTCTTCTGCTCACCGTGAGCAGCAACCCCCACCGAAGCCTTTCGTGGATTATTCCTGACAGCGTTAGGCCAATAGTTTTTAGCAGTCCTATTCGGCAATGGGAACACGGTCGGGATGCGCGCCAAGTTCTGAATCTGATCCCTAAAGACGCATCCGTGAGCGCTAACACACCCCTCGTCCCTTTAATCGCTCGACGTGAGGTGGCAGTGCGTTATCCCAAATCGCTGCATTACCTCGACCGCAACAAGAACAAACTTGCGGTGGATTGGATCGCCGTCGATCTCGACTGGTTAGAGCGCTACAGCGTGGCCTTTCGCGGTGATTGGCGTGCGCTGAAACGCATCAAGCAGGAATTACCAAGACAAATGGACGCCTACCGAGTGCAAGCGATCGAGAATGGTATCGCTGTTTTGCAACGTGACGGACCTCAAAAGCTTGCGTTGGAGAGGCAATTGCGAAAACGGCTAGCGACTCCTATGGCACCTGACCCAAGCCAACCATCCAACAACAAATCCTAA
- the tmk gene encoding dTMP kinase, with protein MARSKGRLLVLEGIDGCGKTTQLQQLSSWLPNSGLMPDGSQLVVTREPGGTALGASLRQLLLHPPPDADPGPTAELLLYAADRAQHVDRVIQPALERGDWVLSDRFTGSTMAYQGYGRGLDRELITDLERIATRGLSPDMTVWLDIPLALSIQRRGSREDDRIEAEGVAFLERVSNGFSNLAKARGWESVVADRPLLEVAEAIQTALLTRATAWQR; from the coding sequence ATGGCCAGGAGCAAGGGACGACTGCTGGTGCTGGAGGGTATTGATGGTTGTGGCAAAACCACCCAGCTTCAGCAGCTGTCCAGTTGGCTTCCAAACAGCGGACTCATGCCCGATGGATCTCAGCTGGTTGTGACCAGAGAACCAGGGGGAACGGCCCTAGGGGCAAGCCTTCGTCAACTTTTGCTCCATCCCCCTCCAGATGCTGACCCTGGGCCCACAGCAGAATTGTTGCTGTATGCAGCAGATCGTGCCCAACACGTAGACCGAGTCATTCAGCCCGCCTTAGAGCGAGGTGATTGGGTGCTCAGTGATCGCTTCACAGGATCGACGATGGCTTACCAGGGATACGGACGAGGTCTCGACCGGGAGCTCATCACTGATCTCGAGCGCATTGCCACGCGAGGGCTCAGCCCCGACATGACGGTTTGGCTTGATATCCCTTTGGCATTGAGTATTCAGAGACGCGGAAGTCGCGAGGACGACCGCATCGAAGCGGAAGGTGTTGCGTTCTTAGAGCGCGTTTCCAATGGTTTTTCTAACTTGGCTAAGGCGCGTGGCTGGGAGTCGGTTGTGGCTGACCGTCCACTTTTGGAGGTTGCGGAGGCGATTCAAACCGCTTTGCTCACCCGAGCTACGGCTTGGCAGCGATGA
- a CDS encoding DUF2079 domain-containing protein, protein MSWLIMMEDSMATFQANESRPAEQSQRRVLLAAGLFLIVGCALQWWRLQSLTASMDQGILMQVLWNGLRGHPFESTLSSQLSTNVIHSGELPSLGYHRLGQHFTPILALWIPLVGLLGKWALPMLQVVLITAAGLVLHRLATKHLKPELAAMVSIAFYCANAVIAPCMLANFTDLSQLPLCVFLLLLGLEQQQLWLTIAAALVIPLIREDTGVVLMGIGLWLGLRRSGRWPLAATLILFGGAWVAITTNLLMPMFSADSSQRFMVENFGQYLEGRNQASSLEVLGLALRQPLILVRELVTPPGVTITYLIAQGLPLIMVPFLSIDSWLLMGLPLLGLMLAQGFNNPLSISIRYTYLVVPGLFAGAIFWWQERQALFESRRLRRIWAGALALSCFFTVTGNPNKSLSWIIPDSIQPWIYRNPMEQLRHGNKALDLIQRIPKGSRVAATTGLIPHLADREVLIRFPYHYQFQDKDGNPDFVDWVAVDMHNQKLFQTYSKQRRGLLGNLRELDDLLNQGYGVMAFDDDVVLLQRNASGDNEAQKAFERFSKTVQR, encoded by the coding sequence ATGTCCTGGCTGATCATGATGGAAGACTCCATGGCAACATTTCAGGCCAACGAGAGCCGACCAGCCGAACAATCCCAGCGGCGGGTGTTGCTAGCTGCAGGACTGTTCTTAATTGTCGGCTGCGCTCTTCAGTGGTGGCGGTTGCAGTCCCTCACAGCCTCCATGGACCAGGGAATCCTGATGCAGGTCCTCTGGAACGGGCTGCGTGGACACCCCTTTGAGAGCACGCTCTCCTCACAGCTCTCCACCAATGTGATCCACAGCGGTGAACTGCCAAGCCTCGGCTACCACCGCCTCGGTCAGCACTTCACACCGATCCTGGCGCTGTGGATCCCTCTTGTGGGTCTACTTGGGAAGTGGGCCCTACCGATGCTGCAGGTGGTCCTGATCACGGCCGCTGGACTTGTACTACATCGACTCGCAACGAAACATCTCAAGCCTGAGCTAGCTGCGATGGTATCGATCGCGTTCTACTGCGCGAATGCGGTGATCGCACCCTGCATGCTCGCCAATTTCACCGATCTCAGTCAGCTGCCGCTGTGTGTGTTTTTGCTGTTGCTGGGGCTTGAGCAACAACAACTCTGGCTAACGATCGCGGCAGCCCTAGTCATCCCTCTGATTCGTGAGGACACAGGAGTTGTGCTGATGGGCATAGGCCTTTGGCTTGGCTTGCGCCGTTCCGGACGCTGGCCCCTGGCCGCAACGCTGATCCTCTTCGGAGGGGCGTGGGTGGCCATAACCACCAATCTCTTAATGCCCATGTTCAGCGCCGACAGCTCTCAGCGATTCATGGTGGAGAACTTCGGCCAGTACCTGGAGGGTCGCAATCAGGCCAGCAGCCTTGAGGTACTAGGACTAGCGCTACGCCAACCCCTAATCCTGGTCCGCGAGCTGGTGACGCCACCGGGAGTCACCATCACCTATCTAATAGCGCAAGGCCTGCCACTGATCATGGTGCCCTTCCTCTCGATAGACAGCTGGCTGTTGATGGGACTCCCGCTGCTGGGGCTAATGCTGGCTCAGGGATTCAATAATCCTCTGTCCATCAGCATCCGCTACACCTACTTGGTTGTTCCAGGCCTATTTGCTGGAGCAATTTTCTGGTGGCAAGAACGTCAGGCCCTATTCGAATCACGGCGACTGCGACGGATCTGGGCTGGAGCTCTTGCACTGTCTTGCTTCTTCACCGTGACGGGCAATCCCAACAAGAGCCTTTCTTGGATAATTCCAGACAGCATCCAGCCCTGGATCTATCGCAATCCTATGGAGCAGCTCCGCCACGGGAACAAAGCCCTTGACTTGATTCAGCGCATCCCTAAGGGCAGCAGAGTCGCTGCCACCACAGGGTTAATACCCCACCTAGCCGATCGTGAAGTGCTGATTCGTTTCCCTTATCACTACCAATTTCAAGACAAGGATGGGAATCCTGATTTTGTTGATTGGGTAGCGGTAGACATGCACAACCAAAAACTTTTTCAGACGTACAGCAAACAGAGAAGAGGGCTACTGGGCAATCTCCGTGAACTCGATGATCTACTGAATCAGGGCTACGGCGTCATGGCTTTCGACGACGACGTGGTGTTATTACAACGGAATGCTTCGGGAGATAACGAAGCTCAAAAAGCATTCGAACGTTTCTCTAAAACAGTGCAACGTTGA
- a CDS encoding glycosyltransferase family 39 protein: protein MDPKVEDETTSLRSSPLKDNGRWEVPSVPLPLLLWLLTLLIWLPWLGNLPLRDWDEALVAGVSRSTAAQPAWDWLLAMKNSESIYLNKPPGLHWLIGASIKRFGDDEWAVRLIPSLLASLAVPLIVILRRQLSNGTGTERSALCSGLILMTLLPMARHGRLAMLDGTLVSCSLLLISGWLSSKRWPWHGLLAGLGGSGILLLKPPALIGYLAIVGIITLFDKPSSRKTSALGWAISGLIPGAIWHLWHFGQRGSNALLMWGGQGFSRVTEVLGDKSGAWVMPLTEVLEGGWPWILLLPSGVYWAWRHRKTSTGLWELGLLAGSALMVLPLQTQLPWYSHLLWPPIALLCGETLAGLLKEGRPHWIPQAWQWIGALLLISTTVLLAMNTSAALPLPALVAAGLGLIIGGLKLSKPLQLSRQQGLAVVVTGWSLGLLALWHSHLWLWELNESWDPRPVAAQIRLLPPDAIVMLDGSTRPSLNWYAKHSLQELNTSTPKEFWLVSEQSRQGCTNISVDPKATDWHLWHCFSFDQP, encoded by the coding sequence ATGGACCCGAAGGTTGAGGATGAGACCACATCACTGCGATCTAGTCCTTTGAAAGATAACGGACGCTGGGAGGTTCCGTCAGTGCCATTGCCGCTTTTGCTCTGGTTGCTCACCCTGCTGATTTGGCTCCCTTGGCTGGGCAATCTGCCGTTACGAGATTGGGATGAAGCTCTAGTTGCAGGAGTCTCCCGTTCCACCGCAGCACAACCGGCTTGGGACTGGCTACTAGCCATGAAAAACAGTGAGTCGATTTACCTCAACAAACCACCAGGACTGCACTGGCTGATCGGTGCATCGATCAAGCGATTTGGAGACGACGAATGGGCCGTACGCCTAATACCAAGTCTTCTTGCCAGCTTGGCCGTTCCACTCATCGTGATCCTGCGACGCCAACTCAGCAATGGAACAGGGACTGAGCGCTCCGCCCTTTGTTCCGGTTTGATCCTGATGACCCTTTTGCCCATGGCACGCCATGGGCGGCTGGCGATGTTGGACGGGACGCTTGTGAGCTGCAGTTTGCTACTAATCAGCGGTTGGCTCAGCAGCAAACGCTGGCCTTGGCATGGCTTGCTTGCTGGATTGGGAGGGAGCGGCATCTTGCTCCTGAAGCCACCAGCCCTGATTGGTTACTTGGCCATAGTTGGGATCATCACCCTTTTCGACAAACCCTCCAGCAGAAAGACTTCAGCCTTGGGCTGGGCGATCAGCGGCCTGATCCCAGGAGCGATCTGGCACCTCTGGCACTTTGGGCAGCGCGGCAGCAATGCACTCTTGATGTGGGGAGGCCAAGGGTTTAGTCGCGTAACAGAGGTCCTCGGCGACAAGAGTGGGGCCTGGGTGATGCCACTAACGGAAGTTCTTGAGGGGGGATGGCCCTGGATCCTGCTCCTACCTAGTGGCGTGTACTGGGCATGGCGCCATCGGAAAACCTCTACTGGCTTATGGGAACTAGGCCTTCTAGCCGGTAGCGCGCTGATGGTGTTGCCCTTACAGACCCAGTTGCCTTGGTATAGCCACCTCCTCTGGCCACCTATCGCCCTTCTATGCGGAGAAACCCTGGCTGGACTCCTAAAGGAGGGTCGCCCCCACTGGATCCCACAAGCCTGGCAATGGATCGGAGCTCTCCTCCTGATCAGCACTACGGTTCTGCTGGCGATGAACACCAGCGCAGCACTTCCATTGCCAGCCTTGGTTGCCGCAGGCCTTGGCTTGATCATCGGCGGGCTGAAGCTCTCGAAGCCCCTACAGCTTTCACGCCAGCAGGGGCTCGCCGTGGTGGTCACGGGTTGGAGCCTTGGGCTTCTTGCACTGTGGCACAGCCATCTATGGCTATGGGAACTGAATGAAAGCTGGGATCCCAGGCCTGTCGCAGCACAGATCCGATTGCTCCCTCCTGATGCAATTGTGATGCTGGACGGATCTACACGCCCCTCACTGAATTGGTATGCCAAACATTCTCTACAAGAATTAAATACCAGTACGCCAAAGGAGTTTTGGCTCGTAAGCGAGCAATCCCGTCAAGGCTGCACAAACATATCCGTCGATCCAAAAGCGACTGATTGGCACCTCTGGCATTGTTTTTCCTTTGACCAACCATGA
- a CDS encoding DUF2079 domain-containing protein has translation MTYSARTNFRRQLTTSLIVGLVWWLSSALRHLWLQSNGFDLGIYDQVAWQISRGLEPRSSLLGLHHMGNHGAWAFYAIGAAYYLWPSIQWLLASQALSLALTALPLAALWRQARLPERLSWLPCLLWWLQPQVFNTNLFDFHPEVWAMPALAGCIWCSRAQKPLPWLLCLLWLLGCRDGLALVVIGLGLSELVQRRWCWGLFAIALGLGWMLSLSEWLYPWLNGPDQGPAALSRFSSLGDSIPSILIGSLQRPWVLVDVVPWQELPIYVVLISVPTALFWRRNSLTVLLTALPLWLVNLISSNGAQRNLVHHYNLPLAVIAVVAAIDGLQTSGCRAWPWRRLAWSAVCWAALAKPWFFSGHYLSRVDQLTDVNEALRRIPAESRVITTSHLAPQLTHRLQIEAIGRNPLNQRRLDRFDVMLLNPSDPGWQSGSSVQSKALQLAKGDNWYCQSWKSGLELCRKLEEVSDSTDQNDAPDS, from the coding sequence TTGACGTATTCCGCAAGGACCAACTTCCGACGTCAACTCACGACCTCACTAATAGTGGGCCTGGTGTGGTGGCTCAGTTCAGCTCTAAGACATCTTTGGCTGCAAAGTAATGGCTTCGACCTAGGGATTTACGACCAGGTTGCATGGCAGATCAGCCGTGGACTTGAGCCCCGCTCCTCCCTGCTGGGCTTGCATCACATGGGTAACCACGGAGCGTGGGCTTTCTATGCAATCGGGGCTGCTTACTACCTATGGCCCAGCATCCAATGGCTACTAGCCAGTCAAGCTCTGAGCCTTGCACTCACCGCGTTGCCTCTTGCAGCTCTCTGGCGACAGGCTCGTTTACCAGAGCGCCTCAGCTGGCTGCCCTGCTTGCTGTGGTGGCTACAGCCGCAAGTTTTTAATACCAACCTTTTTGATTTTCACCCAGAGGTTTGGGCGATGCCTGCCTTGGCAGGTTGCATCTGGTGCAGTCGTGCGCAAAAGCCCTTGCCATGGCTGCTGTGCCTTCTTTGGCTACTTGGCTGCCGTGACGGCTTAGCTCTTGTAGTGATCGGACTGGGGTTGTCAGAGCTAGTTCAGCGACGATGGTGCTGGGGACTTTTTGCAATTGCGCTTGGTTTGGGCTGGATGCTTTCGCTTAGCGAATGGCTTTATCCCTGGCTTAATGGCCCTGACCAAGGACCGGCCGCCTTAAGCAGATTCAGCAGTCTTGGAGACAGTATTCCTTCAATTCTTATAGGCAGCCTGCAAAGGCCATGGGTCTTGGTGGACGTAGTGCCCTGGCAGGAACTGCCCATCTATGTAGTGCTGATCTCAGTCCCAACAGCTTTATTCTGGCGGCGAAATTCCCTAACAGTTCTACTTACTGCTCTACCACTTTGGTTAGTGAATTTGATCTCCAGCAACGGTGCCCAACGTAACTTGGTGCATCATTACAATTTACCTCTAGCTGTGATTGCAGTGGTCGCTGCAATTGATGGACTACAAACAAGCGGATGTAGAGCGTGGCCCTGGCGCCGTTTAGCTTGGTCTGCCGTTTGCTGGGCAGCACTCGCAAAGCCATGGTTCTTTAGCGGGCATTACCTCAGCAGAGTGGATCAACTTACTGACGTGAATGAAGCATTGCGGCGAATACCAGCAGAAAGTCGAGTAATAACCACTAGCCATTTAGCTCCGCAGCTGACGCATCGGCTCCAGATAGAAGCAATCGGCCGGAACCCGTTAAATCAGAGACGCCTTGATCGTTTCGATGTAATGCTGCTCAATCCGTCTGACCCTGGTTGGCAATCAGGGAGCTCTGTTCAGAGCAAGGCTTTGCAGCTTGCGAAAGGGGATAATTGGTATTGCCAAAGCTGGAAAAGCGGGCTTGAACTTTGCAGGAAACTTGAGGAAGTAAGCGATTCAACCGATCAAAACGATGCCCCCGATTCTTAA